Within Fibrobacter sp. UWEL, the genomic segment ATTGCGGCGCAGCATTTGCACCGCGGCGCAAATCCCGGCGGTGATCCCCACATATTCCAGGATTGCGATGCCCATGTTGGGGGCGGCCATTTTCCAGTTGTTGGTGTTGAACAGGTAGTAGTAAATTTGCGTGTCGTAGAACGCGAAACATCCTGCAAGAATCGCAAGAACGTAGGCTGCGTATAAAAGAATCTTGCTGGCTTTTGTTTTTGCCTTGCTGTTCAGCTTTTTAAGTGTAGCGTGAAGGTGCAAGGCGAGATGAAAACTCATGACCATATAAGCCCAGCTGGTGCTCATCAAATGGATGGTTCTCCAGCTTTGATTAAAGCGCATGGGTGACCATTCAAAAACAGCACCTGTCGCAAAAACGGAACTTGCTGCCATTAGAATCATTAGTGCAAATAAGATCCAGTCTGTGGCAGACAGCAGAATTCTTTTGGCGGTGTACTTTCCTTTGAACGTTGTTTTATAAAACCAGATGTTCAAAAGATGATGGGCAATAAACAAGATAAAAAGTGCAATCCCGGCGTATGCGTGAAACCCGAGATTACGCACAGTCCCGTGACTCATGAGGAAGATGAAATCCCCGTACATGAAACAGTCCAGGATGATTTTTATCAGCTTAATTTTTGCCATCATTAAAGTCTGCTGTTAAAGTCCGCTGTTTGCTAACCATTGGTCAATGCGTTTTTCCAGGTCGCTTCCGCCGCCGTAGAAAAATTCAAAAGGCAGACCCAGGTAAGAATTCTGCACCTTCTTTCCTAAGTCAGATACGCTGTCGCCGTAACGGGTGCCTCCGTGGCTAGAAAAACTAATAATTGTTTTTCCTGAAAAATCGTAGGACTCCAAAAATGTCATCACTGGCATGGGTAAGGTCGCCCACCAGGTGGGGTAACCGAGCAATACCACGTTGTACTTTTTCATATCTGCGATTTTTGTTTTAAGAGGCGGGCGGGCTTCTGCATTCAAGTCTTTCTGGGTGACTTCGTAAATTCCGCCGCGATACGGTTTGACCATTTCGATTTCAACAAGGTCGACGTTTGCCTTGCCGAACTTTGCCTTGAGAACTTTTGAAATGTATTTTGCGGCGCTTTCCGTGTTCCCGGAATAAGAGAAATAGGGAATCAGGATTTTTGGATTTTTTGGAATTGTGATTGAAGCGATTTTCGCGTCGTATTTTGTTTCTACAACTCCGGTTCCCTTTTCATCGTTTCGGGCAATTCTAAAACCGAGATTCTGGTCATGATCCAGAGGATTTGTTGCGGAACGGTATGCGGAGCGAAGGTGCTTTCCGAAATCGTTGTAGGCGCCGCCTCGATTCACTCTGTAAATACCGACTTTGTTCCCTGCTGGGTTCTTGTTGTCAGAGGTATTGTATTCTCCGTAAAAATCGAAAACCCATTCGCTGACGTTTCCGTGCATGTTGTACAGGCCGAATTTATTTGGCGCAAGGGAATTGACTGCAATGGTCTTGCCGCGATTCTGTCCGGCTTGTACATTTTCGTTTGTGTGGTGAACGTAATTCTCTTCAATTAAATAAGGATACTCGCCCTCGTAGTTTGCGTCTTTAGGATTGTTCCAGTTTCCGGTATTGAATACGGTGGTTGTGCCGCCGCGGCAGGCGTATTCCCATTCCGCTTCTGTTAAAAGGCGGTAGCCGTTGGCTTCGCGAATCCAGGAAACATTTTTGCCGTCAATGATGTAGCTTTTTTCAAGACCTTCTTTTTCGCTAAGGCGGTTGCAATATTCAATGGCGTCAAACCAGGTGACATTTTCTACAGGAAGATTGTCGCCTTTAAAATAGCTGGGATTTTTTCCCATTATAGACTGGAAGTCTTTCTGCGTCACTTCGTAGGCATCTGCATAAAATGAGGAAACAGAAACGTTGTGCTGTTTTTCGTCCATATTGCGCTGCCTTTCGCTGGCGGGGCTTCCCATTTTAAATGAACCTGCCGGAATCTTTACCATTTTCGCTTGGGCAATCACCGAAGCTGAAAGAACCGACACCACCATTGCTGTAAGTAACTTATTCATTGTCTTGAACCTTGGCTTTATAACTTATCAAAGTAAAAGATAAGACTTAGAGCCAACTCTAATGCAATAGTTTTTTCAACTTTTTTTGAAAAAAAATTGATTTTCTTGCGCTCACCCCTTGACCTAGAGTTAACTCTAGGTGTTATATTATTGGGGTATTCAAGGAGATTTTATGGGTTACTCTATTGGCGAAGTGACTGAAAAGACGGGTTTGTCGGCCCACACTTTGCGTTATTATGAAAAGGAAGGCCTGCTGCCTTTTGTTACAAAGAGCAGTTCTGGAATTCGCGTTTACGCGGATACGGATTTGCAGTGGCTTTCCATGATTGAATGCCTCAAGAAATCGGGCTTGCAGATTAAGGAAATCCGCCAGTATATCGATTGGTATCGCAAAGGGGATTCCACCCTCAAACAGCGTCTGGATCTTTTCGTAAAACGCCGCAAGGCTGTGGAAGAAGAGATGGAACGCTTGAATGTTGTATTGAATAAGGTTCGCTTTAAGGAAGCATTGTACGCCGAAGCGTTGAAGTTAGGCAGTCTGGAAGCGGCTCACGACAAGAAGGAAATCCAGCGCTTGAAAAAGAAGCTGTTTGATTCGCCCAGCGACTTTGACAAGGTCATGCAGGAATCTGCTTAGAGGTCACCTTAGGAGTAATAAATGAAAAAGTTTATCATGGCATTAATTCTAGGAGTATTTGGAATGGCAAACGCAAAAACCGCAGTCGTATATTTTAGTGCTACCGGCACCACCAAGAAAGTCGCAGAAACTACCGCCAAGGCAGTGGGTGGCGACTTGTTTGAAATTGTTCCCGAAAAGTTGTACACTTCCGCTGACTTAAACTGGAACGACAGAAAGTCACGTTCTTCCATCGAAAGCAATGATCCCAAGAGTCGCCCGGCCATCAAGAACAAGATTGACTTGGCTGGCTACGAAACTGTTATTCTGGCTTATCCTATCTGGTGGGGCCTGGCTCCCAAAATCATGTACACTTTTGTAGAAAGCCAGAGCTTCGAAAAGAAGAATGTGATCGGCATTTGCACCAGCGGCGGCAGCGGTTTTGGTCAAAGCGGCAAGGAACTTGCAAAGGCTGCAAAGGGCGCCATTTACAAGGGCGGCAAGGAATTCAACCGCGGCTCCGAAGCCGAAATCAAGAAGTACGTTGAAGGCTTGCTGAAGTAGGGACCCCATGAAAAGAATTGTCAAATTTCTCATTGTAGGACTTATCTCTATGACGACTATGGCTCAGGCATTGACAGAAAGACAGAAGGCATTGGCTGCATGTGCGGCACTTGAAGCGCAGGGCGATCTTGTACGGCTTGAAACCGCTGTGACGAATGCCCTTGACAAAGGTGTAACCATCAATGAACTGAAGGAGTCTTTCTCTCAGCTTTACGCTTACACAGGATTTCCACGCTCTTTGAATGCGTTAGGCGTTTTGCAGAAGGTAATTGCAAAACCCAAGAAGGAATGGAAGGAAGGTAAGCCTTTTGAACGCCCGGCACTTTGGAACAATGCATCGGAAGCGCTCAAGGTTGGTACAGAGACCCAGACGAAGCTTTCTGGCAAGCCTTTCAATTATGAATTCTGCCCCCAGGATGATTACTACCTGAAGGCACATCTCTTCGGCGATATTTTTGCCGGCAACCAGTTGACTCCCGCCGATCGCGAAATCGTGACGGTGGCGGCGTTGAGCGGCCTTAAGGGTGTTGAACCTCAGCTAGCTGCCCACAAACGCGGCGCTGTGAATATGGGTAACTCGCAGCAGTTGGTGGATGAACTTTGCGCATGGCTTGACAAGGAAGGTTATAGCCTGAAGAGCGACTTTGAAAAGGGTGCAAGCAACGTGAATTACGCCAAGTATTTTGTTGGTGAAAGTTATCTGAATCCCCTCACTCCCGCCAACTTGAGCAAGGGTGAAAAGTCCCTGATGCCCATGAGCAATGTAACTTTTGAACCGGGTTGCCGCAACAACTGGCACGTTCATCACGGCGCACGTCAGATTCTCA encodes:
- a CDS encoding flavodoxin, which codes for MANAKTAVVYFSATGTTKKVAETTAKAVGGDLFEIVPEKLYTSADLNWNDRKSRSSIESNDPKSRPAIKNKIDLAGYETVILAYPIWWGLAPKIMYTFVESQSFEKKNVIGICTSGGSGFGQSGKELAKAAKGAIYKGGKEFNRGSEAEIKKYVEGLLK
- a CDS encoding DUF4405 domain-containing protein, yielding MMAKIKLIKIILDCFMYGDFIFLMSHGTVRNLGFHAYAGIALFILFIAHHLLNIWFYKTTFKGKYTAKRILLSATDWILFALMILMAASSVFATGAVFEWSPMRFNQSWRTIHLMSTSWAYMVMSFHLALHLHATLKKLNSKAKTKASKILLYAAYVLAILAGCFAFYDTQIYYYLFNTNNWKMAAPNMGIAILEYVGITAGICAAVQMLRRNKLSP
- a CDS encoding MerR family transcriptional regulator, which codes for MGYSIGEVTEKTGLSAHTLRYYEKEGLLPFVTKSSSGIRVYADTDLQWLSMIECLKKSGLQIKEIRQYIDWYRKGDSTLKQRLDLFVKRRKAVEEEMERLNVVLNKVRFKEALYAEALKLGSLEAAHDKKEIQRLKKKLFDSPSDFDKVMQESA
- a CDS encoding flavodoxin — translated: MNKLLTAMVVSVLSASVIAQAKMVKIPAGSFKMGSPASERQRNMDEKQHNVSVSSFYADAYEVTQKDFQSIMGKNPSYFKGDNLPVENVTWFDAIEYCNRLSEKEGLEKSYIIDGKNVSWIREANGYRLLTEAEWEYACRGGTTTVFNTGNWNNPKDANYEGEYPYLIEENYVHHTNENVQAGQNRGKTIAVNSLAPNKFGLYNMHGNVSEWVFDFYGEYNTSDNKNPAGNKVGIYRVNRGGAYNDFGKHLRSAYRSATNPLDHDQNLGFRIARNDEKGTGVVETKYDAKIASITIPKNPKILIPYFSYSGNTESAAKYISKVLKAKFGKANVDLVEIEMVKPYRGGIYEVTQKDLNAEARPPLKTKIADMKKYNVVLLGYPTWWATLPMPVMTFLESYDFSGKTIISFSSHGGTRYGDSVSDLGKKVQNSYLGLPFEFFYGGGSDLEKRIDQWLANSGL
- a CDS encoding carboxymuconolactone decarboxylase family protein, with protein sequence MKRIVKFLIVGLISMTTMAQALTERQKALAACAALEAQGDLVRLETAVTNALDKGVTINELKESFSQLYAYTGFPRSLNALGVLQKVIAKPKKEWKEGKPFERPALWNNASEALKVGTETQTKLSGKPFNYEFCPQDDYYLKAHLFGDIFAGNQLTPADREIVTVAALSGLKGVEPQLAAHKRGAVNMGNSQQLVDELCAWLDKEGYSLKSDFEKGASNVNYAKYFVGESYLNPLTPANLSKGEKSLMPMSNVTFEPGCRNNWHVHHGARQILIGVSGKGWYQEWGKPAIPMTAGTVIEIPEGVKHWHGAASDSWFQHIATHVKTGGPESNEWLEPVSDKQYNEAQGLKN